AAAGGTCTGAGTGGCATTTTGTCTCCCTGGAAAAAGTTAACCAAGTTTCaggatacattttaaaaagttgttttACATTGACAAATGAAACTCCCAGAATAGCATCTGTGGGATTATGACAGACATCTAACTAGTTTGATCAAAGCCTGACAATGAGTTCCAAAATGGCAGAACAATGCATAAAATATATAGGCCAAATTAAACATAACGTGAAATCATATTGTATTTACTTGTCAAATGTTCATCCTATTGAACCAGGATTTCAAATGTAAAGGCCTTGAAATATTTGTGAAAAAGGATGAGTAGGTTTTATAGTTGTATGAAACAGGTTCATCAATGCACCACATCTATAATATTTAGAGTTTTCATTCTAATAATTCAGAAGACTATTCATATCTTCTTGaatatattaataattaaataataaacaaaatttaaaaatatattttatagaatTGTTCTTCATATTGAATTTTGAACAAATTAAAACCATGTAAGAGATCCTAACCCAGCTGTGGTGTTTCCAGATGTTTTCATGTCAGTATGCATACTATACTCACCATCATAGCAAACAAAGTAGTTGTAAGTGTCACAGATATATTCTTGCCATTGTGCATTATATGTGTTCATCAGGACACAGACCTGCCAGATACTAAAAAATAATCCATTCTGGACCCAGGGAAATCCTCCCGGCCATCCATTGGTGATCCCCTCTGTCTCAGTATCTTCCAGAGACCACCTCCAGTTGAACTTGAGTCCTATCCAAACCTGGCCAGAATTACCAAGTGTAGAGTTAATCTGACAGACCAGACTGTTGTATTCCTCTGTGTCAGAAACAGTGGCCAGGTCAGTGTAGGACTCTCTGCAGTAACTCTGAGCTTCAGTCCAGGTCATCTGCATGTTCACCAGGTGATACTGATGAGAGATGTTTGGGGAGGAGATGCACTGATCTGAAAACAGGAAATAAAGCTGCAGCTTGTTAAAATACCTGACACAACATCATCAACAACCTACTGACCAATCACAGATGGGTTGCTTTTATGTatgtaataaattaattaaaccaTTCAACTGTgtgtatacatttacattatattgCTTCATACAAAGACATATTTGAAACAGACAGACCATTAACTCACCGCTATAGCAGACAAAAGGTACAGTTGTGTTGCAGTTCATCACTATGCTCTGAAAAAGGTATTGAGATGTTTGAACAGTGACACAGGACTCATTCAATCCAATACTATCTGGATCTTCATAGCTGTTTGCATAGAGGTAGAGGCTGGAGTTGCTCCCATCTGACCATGATCCATCTCTGTACAGACCGATCCACACtgtgtagtagttgtagtagtagtaagtCTGGGTTTGGTTCCCCACATTGATTGAGTAGGAGTAGTACACAATCCGTGTAAGGTTCTGTATGGCCTGGTTCTCTGTCTGGTTCCTCACAATGGCCAGGTCTGTGTAGTGAAGTCTGCAGTAACTCTGAGCTTGATACCATGTCGTGCTTTCCTTAACCAGCACGAAGGTCTGAGTGGCGTTTTGTGTCCCTGGAAAAAGTTAACATAGTTTTATTGTACTTCAGAATAGCTGTTACTCATTAGGTCAATTCAACTTTAAATTAGTAATTTCCACTTCCACAGTTCACTGATATTAACATCCAAAtcttcgttttttttttttttggtatttaTCTTCAGATCCAAACTCAGTATCCCAGCTAACAAAGTACAAGGGAAAGAATGTGCCATATTAggaaataaatgtacaaaaagaaaaggaaaaataaatacctCTTTATAATCATAAACTTTATCTTTCTGTACAAAAGATTACCAACAGTTTTTCATGTATGTAGTATATCACTGAAAATGCACTGATGCGTACAGAAGACCATGGTGTGtgcaatggttttgattatGGCGATAAATAACATCACCATAATTAATAACCAGCATGAAAGTCAACTGAACAATTTGCTTTCTGATAGACAATGTTATGCCTTATACTTATGCTTTATAATTCTATACAGAAAGATTTTCTAGACGTTTTTCTAAAGGAAGCATTTTCATCCATCCATATGCCTCGGTGTTTGTATGCAGGGTCATGTTGAATATGAGCATGACCGAGGGTAATcaatcaatttattttattttgtaaataaataaaaacaacatagcAAATAAAGACAAGAGAAGGGAAGATTAAATACCTGAATGTCAGCAGGCATACTGTACTCACCATTGTAGCAAACAAAGTAGTAGTGTGAGTAACAGTCATACCCATACCACAATCCATTGTGTGGTGACAATATCACACAGGACTTCAGCACATCACTGAATGTGTAGTATCCATTCTGGAACCAGGGATATCCTGCAGGCCACCCATTACTGATCCCCTCTGTctcattattttccagagaccACCTCCAGTTGGAGAACTTCAGCCCTATCCAGACCTCACCAGAATAACCATCTGTATGGTACAGCAGATTTAACAGATTGTAATATTCCTTTGTGTCAGATATGGTGGCCAGGTCAGTGTAGGTCTCTCTGCAGTAACTCTGAGCTTCAGACCAGGTCATCTGCATGTTCACATAATGAAAGTGATGAAAGATACATGAAGTGAGGGTGGTCAGCCCTGAAATGAAGAGTGAAACATCTATGGTTAATATTTATCAAAGAACACATTCATTTACAATTTACATTGTACCAAAGTATTAATTAAAGCAGATAATGTATATaatcatgtatttttttcactGACCCGATAACAGAATGATCAGGAGCAATGTTTTATCCATGCCTGATCAATATGGAGAGTAAAATGGGAACACTGTTAGATTAACAAAATGCTAGACTTTAATACCCAAAAACAGCTAAATAAATATGGTTACTGATTGATACCTCAATGCATAAATACATTCACATCTTATTGAACCTTATTTAATTTTCAGCCCCTCATTTCATTTATTCAGCTTGTGTTTTAATTGCAGTGTTTTATGACATGTTACAAtatgaatttattttattagcaATTATTAGCATTATGGCATGTTAATAATTGTATTAGCATACAATTATGTATTGAATATTTATCATGCATGAGAATgttttgaagaataaaatacagtatatacttgTGTGGTGTTGGTGACCAACTGCTGGTACTGCTGCCTACTGGATTATGTAAGACAATATATAGGAAAAGAAAGTGAGGATGTGTTTTTATGCCACAGATCAGAATGTAGAAGCAATTCCATCATCAAGAGTGTCTGCATTCTCATTTTTAATGACACTTTTTGGACTCCAATACTAATTATAAATCATCAAACAATAGTAATTATaaatcatgaaataaaataggaAAGGAAATAGATTAATTTTGCAGATCTTTTGACATCATTGTTAATAAGAATATGTTCTTAATTTAAATGTCTtgaatttcaaaatatttaaaaagaatacTGACTCTTACCTTTTACTGAAATCTCCACCAGTGTTTATCAACCTTCTCCCTCTCACATTTAGTTTTCACTTTGTCTGAATCACTTTgacctgtgtgtctctctctgtctctgaccaatctcagtctctttctgtctctgacctgtgtcagtctctctctgtctctgacctgtgtcagactctctctgtctctgacctgtgtcagtctctctctgtctctgacctgtatcagtctctctctgtctctgacctgtgtcagtctctctctgtctctgacctgtgtcagtctctctatgtctctgacctgtgtcagtctctctctgtctctgacctgtgtcagactctctctgtctctgacctgtgtcagactctctctgtctctgacctgtgtcagtctctttctgtctctgacctgtgtgtgtctctctctgtctctaaccGGTGTGCCTTTGTCTCTAACCTGTTTGTGTGGGTCTCTGTCTCTGAGCTCCTTTTGTATCTTAGGCACTGTCAGTTTTCACCCTAATAAGAACAATACCGTTTCAATTCCAGTttgttcacatactgtacatgtcatTATCAACAGCCTGA
This genomic window from Esox lucius isolate fEsoLuc1 chromosome 7, fEsoLuc1.pri, whole genome shotgun sequence contains:
- the LOC105011212 gene encoding secretory phospholipase A2 receptor-like isoform X1; this translates as MDKTLLLIILLSGLTTLTSCIFHHFHYVNMQMTWSEAQSYCRETYTDLATISDTKEYYNLLNLLYHTDGYSGEVWIGLKFSNWRWSLENNETEGISNGWPAGYPWFQNGYYTFSDVLKSCVILSPHNGLWYGYDCYSHYYFVCYNGTQNATQTFVLVKESTTWYQAQSYCRLHYTDLAIVRNQTENQAIQNLTRIVYYSYSINVGNQTQTYYYYNYYTVWIGLYRDGSWSDGSNSSLYLYANSYEDPDSIGLNESCVTVQTSQYLFQSIVMNCNTTVPFVCYSDQCISSPNISHQYHLVNMQMTWTEAQSYCRESYTDLATVSDTEEYNSLVCQINSTLGNSGQVWIGLKFNWRWSLEDTETEGITNGWPGGFPWVQNGLFFSIWQVCVLMNTYNAQWQEYICDTYNYFVCYDGRQNATQTFVLVKERMTWYQAQSYCRVHYTDLAIVRNQTENQAIQNQTQTYYNYNPVWIGLYRDRSWSDGSNSSFFNAHSYEDSFDPFIQDSLNLFRINESCVAVLYDLNYQYYTNNCIDTLPFVCYGANKNTTIVQTTEPATTQPLTTEPVTTQPQTTEPATAQPLTTEPATTQPLTTEPATTQPLTTEPATTQPQTTEPATTQPLTTEPATTQPLTTEPATTQPLTTEPATTQPLTTEPATTSANRGSRYVIVLSMRLSSLITLTDDFIRNVVLQKLYEELIILGLPENFALRLWATQDINP
- the LOC105011212 gene encoding macrophage mannose receptor 1-like isoform X2 gives rise to the protein MTWSEAQSYCRETYTDLATISDTKEYYNLLNLLYHTDGYSGEVWIGLKFSNWRWSLENNETEGISNGWPAGYPWFQNGYYTFSDVLKSCVILSPHNGLWYGYDCYSHYYFVCYNGTQNATQTFVLVKESTTWYQAQSYCRLHYTDLAIVRNQTENQAIQNLTRIVYYSYSINVGNQTQTYYYYNYYTVWIGLYRDGSWSDGSNSSLYLYANSYEDPDSIGLNESCVTVQTSQYLFQSIVMNCNTTVPFVCYSDQCISSPNISHQYHLVNMQMTWTEAQSYCRESYTDLATVSDTEEYNSLVCQINSTLGNSGQVWIGLKFNWRWSLEDTETEGITNGWPGGFPWVQNGLFFSIWQVCVLMNTYNAQWQEYICDTYNYFVCYDGRQNATQTFVLVKERMTWYQAQSYCRVHYTDLAIVRNQTENQAIQNQTQTYYNYNPVWIGLYRDRSWSDGSNSSFFNAHSYEDSFDPFIQDSLNLFRINESCVAVLYDLNYQYYTNNCIDTLPFVCYGANKNTTIVQTTEPATTQPLTTEPVTTQPQTTEPATAQPLTTEPATTQPLTTEPATTQPLTTEPATTQPQTTEPATTQPLTTEPATTQPLTTEPATTQPLTTEPATTQPLTTEPATTSANRGSRYVIVLSMRLSSLITLTDDFIRNVVLQKLYEELIILGLPENFALRLWATQDINP